From the Streptomyces sp. SN-593 genome, the window ACTGCCGGTGCGGCACATCGACGAACTCGAGACGATCGTCGCGGACAACCAGGTGTCCATCGGCGTGATCGCCACCCCCGCCGGCGCCGCCCAGGAGGTCACCGACCGCCTCGTCGCGGCCGGCGTGACCTCCATCCTCAACTTCGCCCCGACGGTGCTGTCGGTGCCCGACGGGGTCGACGTGCGCAAGGTCGACCTCTCCATCGAGTTGCAGATCCTCGCCTTCCACGAGCAGCGCAAGGCCGGTGAGGAACGCCAGGACCCGGACGGTGACGTACCCGCCGTGATGCCGGCATGAACGAGCCCAGCGCCATGAGGCGACGTGTGTCCGGCGGCGGCCGGCCCGAGCACGACGGGGAGTGTGCATGAGCCTCCTGGTCGTCGGGCTGAGCCACCGCACCGCCCCCGTCAGCGTCCTCGAGCGCGCCGCGCTGCCCGAGGGGGCGCGCGGCAAGCTGCTCCAGGACGCGGTCGCCTGCGAACCGGCCACCGAGGCCGCGGTGCTGGCCACCTGCAACCGGATAGAGCTGTACGCCGACGTCGACAAGTTCCACGCCGGGGTGGCCGAGCTGTCCACGCTGCTCGCCCAGCACAGCTCCGCCGACCTGGACGAGCTCACCCCCCACCTGTACGTGCACTACGAGGACCGGGCCGTCCACCACCTGCTGTCGGTGGCCTGCGGCCTGGACTCCATGGTCGTCGGCGAGGGCCAGATCCTCGGCCAGATCAAGGACGCCCTCGCCCTCGGCCAGCAGCAGCACACCGCCGGCCGCCTGCTCAACGACCTGTTCCAGCAGGCGCTGCGGGTCGGCAAGCGCGCCCACTCCGAGACCGGCATCGACCGCGCCGGACAGTCCCTGGTCACCTTCGGGCTCTCCCAGCTCGCCCCGGCCACCGGCCCGCTCGAGGGCCGCAGCGCCCTGGTGGTCGGCGCCGGGTCGATGTCCTCGCTCGCCGCGGCGACCCTGGCCCGGGCCGGGGTCCGCGAGCTGGCGATCGCCAACCGCACCGTGGAGCGCGCCGAACGGCTGGCCGCCCTGCTGACCGAGCAGCACCCCGGGCTCAGCGCCCGCGCCCTGACCATCCCCGAGGTGCCCGACGCCGTCTCCCGCGCCGACCTCGTGGTGTCCTGCACCGGCGCCACCGGCCTGGTGCTGACCGCCGACGACCTGCGGTCCGCGATCGGGCGCCGCGCCGCCGAAGGGCCGCTGGCCGTCCTGGACCTGGCGATGCCGCGGGACGTGGACCCGGCCGCCCACCAGATCGACGGCCTGCACTTCGCGGACATAGAGTCGCTCGCCGCGGCCTCCGCCGACGCCCCGATGGCCGCCGACGTGGACCAGGTCCGGGCCATCGTCTCCGAGGAGGTCGCCGCCTTCGGCGCGGCCCAGCGGGCGGCCCGGATCACCCCCACCGTGGTGGCGCTGCGCGCGATGGCGGCCGACGTCGTGGCGGGTGAACTCGCCCGTCTCGACGGTAGGCTGCCCGGTCTGGACGACAAGCAGCGCGCCGAGATCACGCAGACGGTGCGCCGCGTGGTCGACAAGCTCCTGCACGCCCCGACCGTGCGGGTCAAGCAGCTCGCCGGTGAGCCCGGCGGGGCCGGCTACGCCGACGCGCTGCGCGAACTCTTCGACCTCGACCCGCAGGCGGTCGCCGCCGTCAGCCGGGCCGACACCCGGCCGCCGACACGGGTGGCACGCAACCGAATCGAGGCGGGCAATGAGTAACCCTGCGGGGGCGGAGCCGGTGCGGACGCCGGCGGCGGCCCCCGGACCGACCGGCGCGGACCGGCCGCCGGAAGACGCGGACGCGCGCGCCTCGCGGCGCGGCCCCGCCGCCGACGGGGCGCCGCTGCGGCTGGGCACCCGCCGCAGCAAGCTCGCGATGGCGCAGTCCGGCATGGTCGCCGACCAGGTACGGCAGCTCACCGGCCGACCCGTCGAACTCGTGGAGATCACCACCTACGGCGACGTCTCCAAGGAGTCCCTCGCCCGCATCGGCGGCACCGGCGTCTTCGTCTCCGCGCTGCGCGACGCGCTGGTCGCCGGCGACATCGACTTCGCCGTGCACAGCCTCAAGGACCTGCCCACCACGGTGCCCGACGAGCTGGTGATCGCCGCGATCCCGGTCCGCGAGGACCCGCGGGACGCCCTGGTGGCCCGTGACGGCCTCACCTTCGCCACGCTGCCGCCCGGCGCCAGGATCGGCACCGGCTCGCCGCGCCGCATGGCGCAGCTCAACGCGTGGGCACGGTCACACGGACGGGACATCGAGACGGTCCCGATCCGTGGCAACGTTGACACCCGAATCGGGTACGTTACTTCCGGCACGCTCGACGCGGTCGTGCTGGCCGCCGCCGGGCTGAACCGTATCGGCAGGCTCGCCGAGGCGAGTGAGCTGATCGGTACCGACGTCAGCCTGCCCGCTCCGGGGCAGGGCGCACTCGCCGTCGAATGCGCCGCCTCCCGCCAGGAGTTGGCCGCACAGCTCGCCGAACTCGACGACCCGTTCACGCGGGCTGCCGTGACCGCCGAGCGATCCCTGCTCGCCGCCCTTGAGGCCGGTTGCTCCGCCCCCGTGGGCGCGCTGGCCGACCTCGTGGCCGACGGGCAGTCCACCGAGCTGCGCCTGCGCGGCGTCGTCGGCAGCACCGACGGCACCTCGCTGGTGCAGATGTCCACCACCGGTCCCGTACCGGCGTCGGACGACGAGGCGCGGGCCGTTGGCCGCGAACTCGCCGTGGCGATGCTTGCCAAGGGTGCGGCCGGTCTTATGGGGGAGCGCACATCTTGAACCCCGCCGCCGTCGCTACAACCACCCCGGCCGGCACCGCCGCCGGCCTCGCCGCACCAGCCGCCGGGCATGTGACCTTCCTCGGTGCCGGACCCGGTGACCCGGGACTGCTGACCCTGCGCGCGGTCGAGGCACTGGCCCTCGCCGACGTGCTGGTCGGCCCCGGCGACGTGCTCGACGTCGTCCGCGGCCACGCCCGCCCCGATGTGGGCACGGCCGAACCCGCCGCCGGCGGTGAGGTGTTGGACGCCGCCGCTGCTGCGTCACAGCTTGTCATGTCGTCCGCGCGCACCGGTAAGCGGGTGGTGCGTGCGGTGGCCGGCGACCCCGGCCTGGACGCGTCCGCGGCCCAGGAGATGCTGGCCTGCGCCCACGCGGGCATCCCGTTCGAGGTCGTCCCCGGCGTCGCCGCCGCCCTCGGTGTGCCCGCGTACGCCGGCGTGCCGCTCAGTGGCGACGTCCGGTTCGTGGACGCCGCCACCGCCTCCGACCAGTGCTGGGGCGAGGTCGGTGCCAGCACGGCGACGCTGGTGGTCTCCACCACGCTCCAGACCGTCGCCGCGGCCGCCGCCGAACTCGTCGCCGCCGGGCGCAAGCCCGACACCGCGCTGACCGTCACCGTGGCCGGCACCACCACGCGCCAGCGCACCTGGAGCGCGACCCTGGCCACCATCGCGGCCGAACTGAAGTCGACCAAGGCGCTGCCGACGCCCGAGGGCCCGATCGCCGCGATAGCCGTCGTCGGCGAGCCCACCGCGTACCGCCGGCAGCTCTCCTGGTTCGAGACCAAGCCGCTGTTCGGCTGGCGCGTCCTGGTGCCCCGCACCAAGGAGCAGGCCGCCTCGCTGTCCGACCAGTTGCGCTCCTACGGCGCGGTGCCGCACGAGGTACCGACCATCGCGGTCGAACCCCCGCGCACCCCGCAGCAGATGGAGCGCGCGGTCAAGGGCCTGGTCACCGGCCGCTACGAGTGGATCGCGTTCACCTCGGTCAACGCGGTCAAGGCGGTCCGCGAGAAGTTCGAGGAGTACGGCCTGGACGCCCGGGCGTTCGCCGGGATAAAGGTCGCCGCCGTCGGCGAGCAGACCGCGCAGGCCCTGGTCGAGTTCGGCGTCAAGCCGGACCTGGTGCCCAGCGGCGAGCAGTCCGCCGCCGGGCTGCTGGAGGACTGGCCGCCCTACGACCCGGTCTTCGACCCGATCGACCGGGTGTTCCTGCCGCGCGCCGACATCGCCACCGAGACGCTGGTGGCCGGTCTCGTCGAGCTGGGCTGGGAGGTGGACGACGTGACCGCGTACCGCACGGTGCGCGCCTCGCCGCCGCCGGCCGAGACCCGGGAGGCGATCAAGGGCGGCGGCTTTGACGCGGTGCTGTTCACGTCGTCCTCGACGGTGCGCAACCTCGTCGGGATCGCCGGCAAGCCGCACAACGTCACCGTCATCGCGTGCATCGGGCCCGCGACCGCGAAGACGGCCGAGGAGCACGGGCTGCGGGTGGACGTGATGGCCCCCGAGCCGTCCGTACACGCGCTCGCGCAGGCGCTCGCCGAGTTCGGGCGGGCCCGCCGCGCGACGGCCGAGGCGGCGGGCGACCCCGTCACCCGGCCCAGCGAGCGCCGTCCCGGCGCCCGCCGCCGTTCCCGGGTGTAGCGACCGCACCTACGCGCCCGAAGGGCCCCTCCCGCCACGGGAGGGGCCCTTTGCGCCCGCGGCGCGGGAAGCTGCGCGTCCGCCCGTCCGGGCGGGCCCCGGAGCCGGCCGGAGAGCCCCCCTTCCAGGGCCGCCGGCGCCGACTGATCGTCGGCAACCGCACCCCCTGGGCGGGCGTACCGTGGAAGCGGCCCCTGGTCCCCACAGAAAGGCGGCGCAGCCGATGAGCAGCCGGTACGGCGAGTTCCCCGGAGCGCGGCCGAGGCGGCTGCGGACGTCCCCCGCGATGCGCCGCCTGGTCGCGGAGAACCGCCTGGACCCCGCGGAGCTGATCCTCCCGATGTTCATCCGGGAGGGCATCGGCGCGCCCGTCGAGATCTCCTCGATGCCGGGCGTGGTCCAGCACACCCGCGACACCCTCCGCAAGGCCGCCGTCGAGGCGGCGGAGGCCGGAGTCGGCGGATTGATGCTCTTCGGCGTCCCGGAGTCCAAGGACGCGGTGGGCAGCGCCGGCACCGACCCGGACGGCATCCTCCAGCAGGGCATCCGCGACGTCGTCGCCGAGGTCGGTGACGCGGTCGTGGTGATGTCCGACCTGTGCCTGGACGAGAACACCGACCACGGCCACTGCGGTGTCCTGGACGACCAGGGCCGGGTCGACAACGACGCGACCCTGGAGCGCTACGCCGAGATGGCCCGGGTGCAGGCCGACGCCGGCGTCCACGTGGTCGGCCCGTCCGGCATGATGGACGGCCAGGTCGGTGTGATCCGCGACGCACTGGACGAGATAGGCCGCCAGGACGTGGCGATCCTCGCCTACACCGTGAAGTACGCCTCCGCGTTCTACGGCCCCTTCCGCGAGGCGGTCAACTCCTCGCTGCGCGGCGACCGCAAGACCTACCAGCAGGACCCGGCGAACTTCCGGGAGTCGATGCGCGAGCTGGCGCTCGACCTCGCCGAGGGCGCCGACATGGTGATGGTCAAGCCCGCGTTGCCGTATCTTGACGTGCTGAGGAAGGTCGCGGACACCGTCGACGTGCCCGTGGCGGCGTACCAGATCTCCGGTGAGTACGCGA encodes:
- the hemC gene encoding hydroxymethylbilane synthase translates to MSNPAGAEPVRTPAAAPGPTGADRPPEDADARASRRGPAADGAPLRLGTRRSKLAMAQSGMVADQVRQLTGRPVELVEITTYGDVSKESLARIGGTGVFVSALRDALVAGDIDFAVHSLKDLPTTVPDELVIAAIPVREDPRDALVARDGLTFATLPPGARIGTGSPRRMAQLNAWARSHGRDIETVPIRGNVDTRIGYVTSGTLDAVVLAAAGLNRIGRLAEASELIGTDVSLPAPGQGALAVECAASRQELAAQLAELDDPFTRAAVTAERSLLAALEAGCSAPVGALADLVADGQSTELRLRGVVGSTDGTSLVQMSTTGPVPASDDEARAVGRELAVAMLAKGAAGLMGERTS
- the hemB gene encoding porphobilinogen synthase; protein product: MSSRYGEFPGARPRRLRTSPAMRRLVAENRLDPAELILPMFIREGIGAPVEISSMPGVVQHTRDTLRKAAVEAAEAGVGGLMLFGVPESKDAVGSAGTDPDGILQQGIRDVVAEVGDAVVVMSDLCLDENTDHGHCGVLDDQGRVDNDATLERYAEMARVQADAGVHVVGPSGMMDGQVGVIRDALDEIGRQDVAILAYTVKYASAFYGPFREAVNSSLRGDRKTYQQDPANFRESMRELALDLAEGADMVMVKPALPYLDVLRKVADTVDVPVAAYQISGEYAMVEAAAEKGWIDRDRAILETLTSIRRAGANMILTYWATEVAQRL
- a CDS encoding glutamyl-tRNA reductase, which codes for MSLLVVGLSHRTAPVSVLERAALPEGARGKLLQDAVACEPATEAAVLATCNRIELYADVDKFHAGVAELSTLLAQHSSADLDELTPHLYVHYEDRAVHHLLSVACGLDSMVVGEGQILGQIKDALALGQQQHTAGRLLNDLFQQALRVGKRAHSETGIDRAGQSLVTFGLSQLAPATGPLEGRSALVVGAGSMSSLAAATLARAGVRELAIANRTVERAERLAALLTEQHPGLSARALTIPEVPDAVSRADLVVSCTGATGLVLTADDLRSAIGRRAAEGPLAVLDLAMPRDVDPAAHQIDGLHFADIESLAAASADAPMAADVDQVRAIVSEEVAAFGAAQRAARITPTVVALRAMAADVVAGELARLDGRLPGLDDKQRAEITQTVRRVVDKLLHAPTVRVKQLAGEPGGAGYADALRELFDLDPQAVAAVSRADTRPPTRVARNRIEAGNE
- a CDS encoding uroporphyrinogen-III synthase: MNPAAVATTTPAGTAAGLAAPAAGHVTFLGAGPGDPGLLTLRAVEALALADVLVGPGDVLDVVRGHARPDVGTAEPAAGGEVLDAAAAASQLVMSSARTGKRVVRAVAGDPGLDASAAQEMLACAHAGIPFEVVPGVAAALGVPAYAGVPLSGDVRFVDAATASDQCWGEVGASTATLVVSTTLQTVAAAAAELVAAGRKPDTALTVTVAGTTTRQRTWSATLATIAAELKSTKALPTPEGPIAAIAVVGEPTAYRRQLSWFETKPLFGWRVLVPRTKEQAASLSDQLRSYGAVPHEVPTIAVEPPRTPQQMERAVKGLVTGRYEWIAFTSVNAVKAVREKFEEYGLDARAFAGIKVAAVGEQTAQALVEFGVKPDLVPSGEQSAAGLLEDWPPYDPVFDPIDRVFLPRADIATETLVAGLVELGWEVDDVTAYRTVRASPPPAETREAIKGGGFDAVLFTSSSTVRNLVGIAGKPHNVTVIACIGPATAKTAEEHGLRVDVMAPEPSVHALAQALAEFGRARRATAEAAGDPVTRPSERRPGARRRSRV